The region ACGAGCCCGGCTTTGTTCACATCACGAGAAATGATCTTCCCGGCGAGAATAAGCTCGTTGAGCAACATGGTGAATCGTCCGGTAGCCGACGGAGATTGCTTTTGATGCAGGAGCAGATGCTCTGTAACCGTTACCTGTGGCATAGGCGCCCCCTCCTTATCCGCAGTCAATTTAGCCATCATCACGGTTTCGAACCGCATAAATTAAGTAGGTATCACCAATATAGCGTGCCAGCCAAGTATAGGATCGACCTTCCTTCTCCAGTGTGCCTGACACCCTGTCACGAAGAGTCGTCTCCCAGTCCACTCCGACCAGGATTTCCGCCTCGTTGGCTGGTGTGGAGGGCCAAAGGAGCGTACCGGCATGCAGCAAAGTCAAGTCATCGGGAACTGGGCTGAATTGCCGCAAGGTTCGCGGGTCAAACTGTGCGATTATTAGGCCCACCCACTTGTTGCGCAGAAACATAGGCTGTACGAGGCAGACTTCCGGTCCTAAATCGGTTTGAAAAAAGAACGACTTGAACGTCGCGCGTTCCCAATCCGCTTTGAACTCCAGGAATTGTCCTGCATCGAGCGGAATAATGGCCGCTTCGGGCAGTCTGCCCAGCACCTGTCCTTGGGCATCCACCGCCGCGATGCTTGTGAGCCATGGGTTGCGGGCCAAAAGCCGTTCATACCATTCGGGAGCCGGGAAGCTCTCGATCGTGGAAAGTTCGCGGGTCAAAGCCTGGATGCGTTGATCCACGGGCGCAAAAAGATTCGCCAAACGCCATTTATCTCCAGAGGGTGCGTATCCCTGGTACTCCAACTTCGGATTGACCAAAGAGGAGGCCCCTTCAGTCAGTGAGTACCACCAGCCGCAGCCCGAGAGTGCCAGAGTGAGGCATATTAGGCTTGCGGCGAATGCCAAACGTATGCTGGTCATGGCCTATCCACAGGATATCGCCAAGCCGATCAGCCGGCCTTGGCGCAAAGATTGAAACAGAACCGGGGTATGTCACGTTTCTGTCTGCCGTGCAATGCTAAGCCGGCAAGGGAAGAGTGCAGCGACTCACACGGCTTCAGGGCGGGTCAAGGAAAGGCATCAAGACTGCGCGCGTCCCTCCAGACCTTGAGCCAACTTTTCCAGCAGGGCTATGAGCTTGTCATTAGCTTGAGGGCGCTCGGATGAATCCAGCACGTTTTTTAAGGAAGTATCATGAACCTGTCCGTCCATGCTTCGGCTACTGACAAAAGGTGCCTGGCCCTTCTTTTGAGCTGCTTCGGCTCGGACACGAGCGATAGTCTCAACGAGCATCTGCTTTTGCCGCTCGTCATCGACATCCCGCACAAGCTCCTCGTAAATCTCGGCGGCTCCATCGAAATCACCCTGCGCGGCCAGCAAATCAGCCATGGTTCTGGTGCGGAGAGAGCCACCAAACCTGCGTTCTGGCTTTCGCTGATTGCCTGAGGCGTTCTCGCCAGGATGGCCAAACTGTTCCATGATTCGGCGGGACGTGTCAGCCAAAGAAGGACCGACGCTAATCCTCTGCTGAACGTATGCCTGAAGTGGTTCTTCGACCTTTTGGGGCTGGACTTCAGCTTCCGTCCGAATACTCTCCTTGGCAGCTGTGGCCAAGTTGCCATGAGTTTTTTCCAAATTACCAGAAGGACCTTGAGTTTGAGAGAGAACTTCAAAAGCCGACTGTATGAGTTCCGCCCAAGACAGGGTTTGACCTTTGAAATGATTAGCCAAGAAATTCAACGCCAAGGCAAGGTCCTTTGAACCTTTGCCGGCCTGGGAAGCCCAAATACGCCAAAATGCGGGGAATCTGGAAAGAATGCTGATAGCCTTGTCCGCTTCGGCAGCGGCTTCGGTATTCAGTCCAAGCTGTTCCAATGTTTCTACCAGCAGGAGTCTCGCCTCCAGGTGATCCCCATGTGCTGTCAGTCCCTGGCGAAGAATTTTAGCAGCCTCATCCAAATGGCGAGCCTCGAAGAGAAGCACTGCCAATGGATAGAAGACCTTGGATGAAGAGTCGATCCGCAATAACTCG is a window of Desulfocurvibacter africanus subsp. africanus DSM 2603 DNA encoding:
- a CDS encoding tetratricopeptide repeat protein, whose amino-acid sequence is MTEKSEFYRELLRIDSSSKVFYPLAVLLFEARHLDEAAKILRQGLTAHGDHLEARLLLVETLEQLGLNTEAAAEADKAISILSRFPAFWRIWASQAGKGSKDLALALNFLANHFKGQTLSWAELIQSAFEVLSQTQGPSGNLEKTHGNLATAAKESIRTEAEVQPQKVEEPLQAYVQQRISVGPSLADTSRRIMEQFGHPGENASGNQRKPERRFGGSLRTRTMADLLAAQGDFDGAAEIYEELVRDVDDERQKQMLVETIARVRAEAAQKKGQAPFVSSRSMDGQVHDTSLKNVLDSSERPQANDKLIALLEKLAQGLEGRAQS